The region CGCCGTACCAGACGATCCCGACCAGCAGCAGTCCCGGGTACAGCTCGCGCAGGGCCTGGAGGGCGGCGTCCATCCAGCCCACCCGCACCCCGGCGGCCCGCACCTCCTGGGACTCCTCCCGGTAGCGCTCGCCGACGGTGCGCTCGCCGCCCACGCCGCGCAGCACGCGCAGCCCCGCGACCAGGTCGGAGGCCTGGGTGGTGAGCTCCGCCTTGCGGGTGCGCTGGTGTTCCTGCCGCCTGGCCAGGGGGCGCAGCACCGGGGCGATGCCGAGCATGATGAGCGGGACCGCGACCAGCACGATGAGCCCGAAGGTCAGGTGGGAGGTGAGCATGAGGGCGGCCACGACCACCATGGACACAAGGGAGGCGACGAGCATCGCCGACCGCTCCCAGAAGTCGCCGATCTGCTCGATGTCCTCGGTGCCCACCGCGATGACCTCGCCGGAGGGCAGCCGCCGCGTCAGGGTGGGGCCCAGGTCGGCCGCCCGCGAGCAGATGACCTGCACGGTGCGGTAGGCCGAGGCGTACCAGTTGAAGCATTCGGCCCGGTGCGCCAGCGGGATGAACACGGTGCAGGCGACGATGACGGCGGCCAGGACCCCGGTCCAGTACAGCACCGACCGGGTGTCCAGCCCGGAGTCCAGTGCCGCGCCGATGACGGCGGACAGCAGGACGGAACCGGCGCTGTACGCGCTCGCGAGGACTCCCGCCCACAGCAGCGGCCGCCACTCCTTCCGCGCCATCCACAGGAGGAAGCGGTCGGCGGAGCGGTGGTCGGGTTCGCCCGGAGGCTGGGGTAGATCTCGCACACACGGACTGTAATCACGAGCCCGACGCCGGGGCCACTCATTTTTCGGCGGCGAACGCGCTGCTCAGCGCACCGCCCCGGCGGCGTGCAGCCGCTCGATCAGGCGCTGGGTCGCGGGTGCGCAGCGGCCCCGGTCGGCGTGGCCGACCCAGGCGATCTCGGAGACCTCGGCGCTGGGGCGCGGCTCGCCCTCGTGGTCGGCGGCGTAGCAGGCCATCCGCACACGGGTGCCGGGCGCCTGGTCGTGGGCGACCTCGTCGACGACGGTGACGAGGCGGAAGGTGTCGGGGACGAGGGTGACGCCGACCTCCTCGCGGGCCTCGCGGGCCACGGCCTGCTCGTCGGTCTCCCCGGGCTCGCGCTTGCCGCCGGGGGAGTAGAGGACGTCGCGCCCGCGGGAGCGGACGCACAGGACCCGGCCGTCGCGGACGTGGACCCAGGCCAGGGCGTCGATGACGGCGGGCGGTGTGGTGGAGGCGGACATGGGTCCCAGGGTAGGCGGACCGGGGCCCGGCGGTGCGGCGCGGGCCGGAACGGGACGGGGGGCCGCGGCCGCGGGTCGCCCGGCGGGCGGGCTCCGGGGCGGCCCGAGGTAACCATTGGGAAACGCCGCCGTTGCCCCCCTGTGCGGGCGCGGTGGCCCCGGGTTACGTTACGTCCGGACTGGGAGCGCTCCCAGGTGGTGGGGACCATCCGAAGAACGAGCCGTCCGAGGAACACACATGTCCCGCACAACCCGCTTGCGCGCGGCGCTGGGCGCCGCGGCCGGATCCGTCGCGGTCCTGGCCGCCGCGGTCGCGTTCGCCGCGGCCGGAACCGTCGCCCCGGCCGCCGCCGACACCGGCTTCTACGTCAACCCCGACACCTCCGCCGCCCGCTGGGCGGCCGACAACCCCTCCGACCCCCGGGCCGCCGTCATCGAGGAGCGCATCGCCTCGGTCGCCCAGGGGACCTGGTTCACCCGGCACAACCCCGCGACCGTCCGCGGCGAGGTGGACGCGCTGGTCGGCGCCGCCGACGCGGTGGGCCAGGTGCCCATCATGGTCGTCTACAACATCCCGGGCCGCGACTGCGGCAACCACAGCGGAGGCGGGGCGCCCTCCCACGAGGCGTACCGCCAGTGGGTGGACGAGGTCGCCGCCGGGCTCGGCGGCCGTCCCGCCTACATCATCCTCGAACCCGACGCCCTGCCCCTGGTGAGCGGGTGCAGCGAGCCGGAGGACACGCAGGCGCTGCTGGACTCCATGGCCTACGCCGGCAGGGCGCTCAAGGCCGGGTCCTCCCAGGCCCGGGTCTACTTCGACATCGGCCACTCGGACTGGCTCACCCCGTCCCGGGCCGCCGAGCTGCTCAACGGGGCCGACGTCGCCGGCAGCGCGGACGGGATCTCCACCAACACCTCCAACTACCGGCGCACCGAGGACGAGGTCGCCTTCGCCAGGTCCGTCATCGCCGCCACCGGGGTGCCGGGGCTGGGCGCCGTGATCGACACCAGCCGCAACGGCAACGGTCCCTCCCCCGACGACGAGTGGTGCGACCCGCGGGGGCGCGCACTGGGCACGCCGAGCACCACGGACACCGGCGACCCGGCCATCGACGCGTTCCTGTGGGTCAAGCTCCCCGGCGAGGCCGACGGCTGCGCCGGGCCCGCCGGGTCGTTCGTCCCCGACCTCGCCTACGAGATGGCCCTCAACGCCGGAGAGCCCTCGGAGGAGCCCACCGAGGGGCCGACCGAGGTGCCCTCGGGCGAGCCCTCCGAGCCGCCCGCCGACGGCGACTGCACCGCCGCCTACCGCGTCGACAACGACTGGGGCAGCGGTTTCCAGGCGACCGTCACCGTCACCGC is a window of Nocardiopsis changdeensis DNA encoding:
- a CDS encoding NUDIX hydrolase, with protein sequence MSASTTPPAVIDALAWVHVRDGRVLCVRSRGRDVLYSPGGKREPGETDEQAVAREAREEVGVTLVPDTFRLVTVVDEVAHDQAPGTRVRMACYAADHEGEPRPSAEVSEIAWVGHADRGRCAPATQRLIERLHAAGAVR
- a CDS encoding glycoside hydrolase family 6 protein, which codes for MSRTTRLRAALGAAAGSVAVLAAAVAFAAAGTVAPAAADTGFYVNPDTSAARWAADNPSDPRAAVIEERIASVAQGTWFTRHNPATVRGEVDALVGAADAVGQVPIMVVYNIPGRDCGNHSGGGAPSHEAYRQWVDEVAAGLGGRPAYIILEPDALPLVSGCSEPEDTQALLDSMAYAGRALKAGSSQARVYFDIGHSDWLTPSRAAELLNGADVAGSADGISTNTSNYRRTEDEVAFARSVIAATGVPGLGAVIDTSRNGNGPSPDDEWCDPRGRALGTPSTTDTGDPAIDAFLWVKLPGEADGCAGPAGSFVPDLAYEMALNAGEPSEEPTEGPTEVPSGEPSEPPADGDCTAAYRVDNDWGSGFQATVTVTAHVPVDGWRVEWEFADGQTVTQAWNARVTSSGGAVTALNPEWGGALGQGATAEFGFTGARTGANTVPEVTCSAA